A DNA window from Loxodonta africana isolate mLoxAfr1 chromosome 7, mLoxAfr1.hap2, whole genome shotgun sequence contains the following coding sequences:
- the LOC135232100 gene encoding olfactory receptor 8K3-like, producing MEKHNLTVLNEFILTGITDRPELQAPLFGLFLIVYMISVVGNVGIIILTKIDSKLQTPMYFFLRHLAITDLGYSTAVGPKMLVNFIVNENTISYYFCATQLAFFIVFITSELFILSAMSYDCYVAICNPLLYTVIMSQRACWVLVAITYLYSTYVSFLISIKIFSLSFCGYNVNSHFYCDIPPLFSLVCSNTHEIELIILILSTFDLISSLLIVLVAYLLVFVAIHRMNSAEGRHKAFSTCGYHLTVVVVFYGTLIFIYMQPKSSHSFDTDKVASIFCTLVIPMLNPLLYSLRNKDIKYALHRIWKKICNICSIL from the coding sequence ATGGAGAAACACAATCTAACAGTGCTGAACGAATTCATTCTGACGGGAATCACAGACCGCCCAGAGCTGCAGGCTCCATTGTTCGGGCTGTTCCTCATCGTTTACATGATCTCAGTGGTGGGCAACGtgggcatcatcatcctcaccaagatCGACTCCAAGCTACAaactcccatgtactttttcctcagacacctggctatcactgatcttgGTTACTCAACAGCTGTGGGACCCAAAATGTTAGTCAATTTTATTGTGAACGAGAACACTatctcctattatttttgtgctaCACAGCTAGCTTTCTTTATTGTGTTCATAACTAGTGAGCTTTTCATTCTGTCAGCAATGTCTTACgactgctatgtggccatctgtaaccctctgctctacacagtcaTCATGTCACAAAGGGCATGTTGGGTGCTGGTAGCAATCACCTATCTCTACAGCACATATGTTTCTTTTCTCATCAGCATAAAGATTTTTAGTTTATCCTTCTGTGGCTACAATGTCAACAGTCATTTCTACTGTGACATTccccccttgttctctttggtCTGCTCAAACACACATGAAATTGAACTGATTATTCTCATCTTATCAACTTTTGATTTGATTTCATCCCTCCTAATAGTTCTTGTAGCTTACCTACTTGTTTTTGTAGCCATTCACAGGATGAACTCAGCTGAGGGCaggcacaaggccttctccacctgtggataCCACCTGACCGTGGTGGTCgtgttctatgggactttaatctttatataCATGCAGCCCAAGTCCAGTCATTCCTTTGACACTGATAAAGTGGCTTCCATATTTTGCACTCTGGTTATtcccatgttgaatcccttgcTTTATAGCTTGAGGAACAAAGACATAAAATATGCCctacatagaatatggaaaaaaatatgtaataTCTGTTCCATACTTTGA
- the LOC100665480 gene encoding olfactory receptor 8K3-like, with amino-acid sequence MDKHNLTVLNEFILTGVTDRPELQPPLFGLFLIIYMISVVGNLGIVILTKMDSSLQTPMYFFLRHLAITDLGYSTAVGPKMLVNFVVHENTISYYFCAIQLSIFILFMTSELFILSAMSYDRYVAVCNPLLYTVIMSQRICCVLVVIPYLYGTFVSLLLTIKIFNLSFCGYNVIRHFYCDALPLLSLLCSNTHEIKLIIIILAVFDLISSFLIVLVSYLLILAAIFKMKSAEGRHKAFSTCGSHLTVVVVFFGTLIFIYMQPKSSSSFDTDKVASVFYTLIIPMLNPLIYSLRNKDVKYALHRTLGQLCNIFTQSLLYHMIHINYIMGFKLFSVCLQRG; translated from the coding sequence ATGGACAAACACAATCTAACAGTGCTGAATGAATTCATTCTGACGGGAGTCACAGACCGCCCAGAACTGCAGCCTCCATTGTTTGGACTGTTCCTCATCATATACATGATTTCAGTGGTGGGCAACTTGGGCATAGTCATCCTCACCAAGATGGACTCTAGTCTACaaacacccatgtacttttttctcagacacctggctatcactgatcttgGTTACTCAACAGCTGTGGGGCCCAAAATGTTGGTAAATTTTGTTGTGCATGAAAATACAatctcctattatttttgtgctaTACAGCTATCTATTTTTATATTGTTCATGACTAGTGAACTATTTATTCTGTCAGCAATGTcatatgaccgctatgtggccgtctgtaaccctctgctctacacagtcaTCATGTCACAAAGGATATGTTGTGTGCTGGTGGTGATTCCCTATCTCTACGGCACATTTGTTTCCCTTCTCCTcaccataaagatttttaatttatccttctgtggctacaatgtcatcaggcatttctactGTGATGCTCTCCCCTTGTTGTCTTTGCTCTGCTCAAACACACATGAAATCAAATTGATCATTATCATCTTAGCAGTTTTTGATTTAATTTCATCCTTCCTAATAGTTCTTGTTTCTTACCTGCTCATCCTTGCAGCCATTTTCAAGATGAAGTCAGCTGAGGGCaggcacaaggccttctccacctgtggatcccacCTGACAGTGGTGGTAGTGTTCTTTGggactttaatctttatataCATGCAGCCCAAGTCCAGTTCCTCCTTTGACACTGATAAAGTGGCTTCCGTATTTTACACGCTGATtatccccatgttgaatcccttgatctaTAGTTTGAGGAATAAAGATGTAAAGTATGCCTTACATAGGACTTTGGGACAATTATGTAATATATTTACTCAAAGTTTGCTATACCATATGATTCATATAAATTACATTATGGGCTTTAAACTGTTTTCTGTGTGCCTCCAGAGGGGATAG